In one Paracoccus everestensis genomic region, the following are encoded:
- a CDS encoding adenine phosphoribosyltransferase: MSLNVKDYIRTIADFPHEGILFRDVTTLFADARGFRIAVDQLLAPYAGARIDKVVGLEARGFILGGAVAHQLSTGFVPIRKKGKLPGAVISQAYQLEYGEAVVEVHDDALKPGERVLIVDDLLATGGTAAAGISLCERMGAKVVGCAFVIDLPDLGGRKVLEGMGHEVHALCAFEGT; encoded by the coding sequence ATGAGCCTGAACGTCAAGGATTATATCCGCACCATCGCCGATTTCCCGCATGAAGGGATCCTGTTCCGCGACGTGACCACGCTGTTCGCCGACGCCCGCGGGTTTCGCATCGCGGTCGACCAGTTGCTGGCCCCCTATGCGGGGGCGCGGATCGACAAGGTCGTGGGGCTGGAGGCGCGGGGCTTTATCCTGGGGGGCGCGGTGGCGCACCAACTCTCCACCGGCTTTGTTCCGATCCGCAAAAAAGGCAAGCTGCCGGGCGCGGTGATCAGCCAAGCCTATCAACTGGAATATGGCGAGGCCGTGGTCGAGGTCCATGACGACGCCTTGAAGCCGGGCGAGCGGGTGCTGATCGTGGACGACCTGCTGGCCACCGGCGGCACGGCGGCGGCGGGGATCAGCCTGTGCGAAAGAATGGGGGCCAAGGTGGTGGGTTGCGCCTTTGTGATCGACCTGCCGGATCTGGGCGGGCGAAAGGTTCTGGAAGGGATGGGGCATGAAGTTCATGCGCTTTGTGCCTTCGAAGGGACGTAG
- a CDS encoding flavin reductase family protein — protein MFYRPENGHGLPHNPFNALVAPRPIGWISTRGTAGDNLAPYSFFNAVAYVPPQVMFASTSAKPDRNGTKDSVAQIIETGVFCVNIATGDLRDQVNASSAPLPAGIDEFQAAGIEAAECETIACPRVAGAAAALECRLTRVVPLAGEANFVVLGVVTGVHIRDDCVVDGRFDPRAAGGWIARLGYRDYAAVTELFEMERPA, from the coding sequence ATGTTCTACCGCCCCGAAAACGGCCACGGGCTGCCCCATAACCCCTTCAACGCCCTTGTCGCGCCGCGTCCCATCGGCTGGATCTCCACGCGCGGAACGGCGGGCGACAATCTGGCGCCCTATTCCTTTTTCAATGCCGTGGCCTATGTTCCGCCGCAGGTGATGTTTGCGTCCACCAGTGCGAAACCGGACCGCAACGGCACCAAGGACAGCGTGGCGCAGATCATCGAAACGGGTGTGTTCTGCGTGAACATCGCGACAGGCGATTTGCGCGACCAGGTGAACGCGTCCTCGGCCCCCCTGCCCGCCGGGATCGACGAATTCCAAGCCGCCGGGATCGAGGCCGCGGAATGCGAAACGATCGCCTGCCCGCGCGTGGCGGGCGCCGCCGCCGCCCTGGAATGCCGCCTGACCCGTGTGGTTCCCTTGGCGGGCGAGGCGAATTTCGTCGTCTTGGGTGTGGTGACAGGCGTGCATATCCGCGACGATTGTGTGGTGGACGGCCGCTTCGATCCGCGCGCGGCAGGCGGCTGGATTGCGCGGCTGGGCTATCGCGATTATGCCGCCGTGACCGAGTTGTTCGAAATGGAACGCCCTGCATGA
- a CDS encoding GNAT family N-acetyltransferase — MYEICPETPADEAEVEGLYDLCFAPGRTALSSYRLRDGVPRVSDLCLVLRDGSNTLMAAIRFWPARVGEWPVLLLGPIAVHPTAQGEGLGGLLMRDSLARARTLGWDRVLLVGDAPYYSRFGFARLDDVVMPPPTNPARVLGLELRPGAWVDVTGPVTRETTPDIGKMSRGANALSACVTVDHPREDTDAHQSATGASADQ, encoded by the coding sequence ATGTACGAAATCTGCCCCGAGACACCCGCCGACGAAGCCGAGGTCGAGGGGCTTTACGACCTGTGCTTCGCGCCGGGGCGGACTGCGCTGTCGTCATACCGGCTGCGGGACGGGGTGCCCAGGGTTTCTGACCTGTGCCTGGTGCTGCGCGACGGATCGAACACGCTGATGGCGGCAATCCGGTTCTGGCCGGCGCGGGTGGGGGAATGGCCCGTGCTGCTGCTGGGGCCGATCGCCGTGCATCCGACCGCCCAGGGCGAGGGGCTGGGGGGGCTGCTGATGCGCGACAGCCTGGCGCGGGCGCGCACCCTGGGCTGGGACCGGGTACTGCTGGTGGGCGACGCGCCTTATTACAGCCGCTTCGGTTTCGCGCGGCTGGACGATGTGGTCATGCCGCCACCGACCAACCCCGCGCGCGTGCTTGGGCTGGAACTTCGTCCCGGCGCCTGGGTTGATGTGACAGGGCCGGTGACGCGCGAAACCACGCCCGATATCGGGAAAATGTCGCGCGGCGCCAATGCCCTGTCGGCCTGCGTCACGGTCGACCACCCCAGAGAGGATACCGATGCCCACCAATCAGCAACTGGTGCTTCCGCCGATCAATGA
- a CDS encoding EcsC family protein: MPTNQQLVLPPINDPSVHAQVDRLARRYLDAGGLGMEVMTVVGNSAEGLIEKLPAFVRNRMDRITRAALNRAFAAATTSRRMVRDRGDWFNRMASTVSGAAGGVGGFAGAMIELPFTITLLLRAMLDIAVEHGLDPDSEEVRMECLRIFAAAGPMAEDDTTDLGLLAARMSVTGQTVQGLISKVAPRLSVSMGQKLAAQAAPIFGAVVGASINYTFTRYYQELARVHFGIMRLSHETGIPREALVEALRLSIERLDHRRAAR, encoded by the coding sequence ATGCCCACCAATCAGCAACTGGTGCTTCCGCCGATCAATGATCCCTCGGTCCATGCCCAGGTCGACCGCCTGGCGCGGCGTTACCTGGATGCGGGCGGGCTGGGGATGGAGGTGATGACCGTCGTGGGCAACAGCGCCGAGGGGCTGATCGAAAAGCTGCCCGCCTTTGTGCGCAACCGGATGGACCGCATCACCCGCGCGGCGCTGAACCGGGCCTTTGCGGCGGCCACAACCTCGCGCCGCATGGTGCGCGACCGGGGGGACTGGTTCAACCGCATGGCCTCGACCGTCAGCGGTGCGGCTGGAGGGGTGGGCGGCTTTGCAGGAGCGATGATCGAACTGCCCTTCACGATCACGCTGCTGCTGCGCGCGATGCTGGACATCGCCGTCGAACATGGCCTTGACCCCGACAGCGAGGAGGTGCGGATGGAATGCCTGCGCATCTTCGCCGCCGCCGGACCCATGGCCGAGGATGACACGACCGACCTGGGCCTGCTGGCCGCACGGATGTCGGTCACCGGCCAGACGGTGCAGGGCCTGATCAGCAAGGTCGCGCCGCGCTTGTCGGTGTCGATGGGGCAGAAGCTGGCCGCCCAGGCCGCGCCGATCTTTGGCGCCGTGGTGGGGGCGTCGATCAACTATACCTTCACGCGCTATTACCAGGAACTGGCCCGCGTGCATTTCGGCATCATGCGCCTGTCCCACGAAACCGGCATCCCCAGGGAAGCCTTGGTCGAGGCATTGCGCCTGTCCATCGAACGCCTGGATCACCGCCGGGCGGCACGCTGA
- a CDS encoding ATP-dependent DNA helicase, giving the protein MTMPAPILSADQADAWDALTDAFGAAGIDMIARELHPPQPGKGRVLAVIGKAGSGKTLLLSQMTKALRDAGVEVVSGDYEGRRRKDRRSVAILAPTNKAAFVLRMRGVPATTIHRILYTPVYDPEYEKLAEWLTGTGDRPVVEGMTDLALDRAKAFHDQHASIPGALAAAGLRGSDFIRGWKRREDALDVGLIDEASMLDEKQFDDLREIFPLLVLFGDPAQLAPVGQSGEMVFEKLAPSQRLVLNRVHRQADDSPILDLAHALSDDALSFDGFESLIRAAARHDDRVVWAERAESDLMARSPVLVWRNATRIRLITAFRAAFGAPGDALLPGEPLICDGLELPLKHRKKRIDLEARGLIKGAQVVYLGPGRKPGFSRLHVIGAEDPRLSAASIVKIELPDEEEPFIPFAARMGATFLHGAAVTIHKSQGSQWPEVQVFGPDISAAAWSNRNEAGIPLWKRLAYVAITRAQERLFWITKARLARPSAPLGTDDLDAPVAMELAAEED; this is encoded by the coding sequence ATGACCATGCCCGCCCCCATCCTGTCCGCCGACCAGGCCGATGCCTGGGATGCCCTGACCGACGCCTTTGGTGCGGCAGGCATCGACATGATCGCCAGGGAACTGCATCCGCCCCAGCCGGGCAAGGGTCGCGTCCTGGCCGTGATCGGCAAGGCCGGATCGGGCAAGACGCTGCTTTTGTCGCAGATGACCAAGGCCCTGCGCGATGCCGGGGTCGAGGTTGTCAGCGGCGATTACGAAGGCCGCCGCCGCAAGGACCGGCGCAGCGTGGCGATCCTGGCGCCCACCAACAAGGCGGCCTTCGTGCTGCGGATGCGCGGCGTTCCCGCCACGACGATCCACCGGATCCTTTACACCCCCGTTTACGATCCCGAATACGAAAAGCTGGCGGAATGGCTGACCGGCACCGGCGACCGCCCCGTCGTCGAGGGCATGACCGATCTGGCCCTGGACCGGGCCAAGGCGTTTCACGACCAGCACGCCTCGATCCCCGGCGCCCTTGCGGCGGCGGGGCTGCGCGGATCGGATTTCATCCGCGGCTGGAAACGGCGCGAGGATGCCCTGGACGTGGGGCTGATCGACGAGGCGTCCATGCTGGACGAAAAGCAGTTCGACGATCTGCGAGAGATCTTTCCGCTGCTGGTGCTGTTCGGCGATCCGGCGCAGCTTGCCCCCGTGGGCCAGTCGGGCGAGATGGTGTTCGAGAAGCTGGCCCCGTCGCAACGGCTGGTTCTCAACCGCGTCCACCGCCAAGCCGACGACAGCCCGATCCTGGATCTGGCCCATGCGCTGTCTGACGACGCCCTGTCCTTTGACGGTTTTGAAAGCCTGATCCGCGCCGCCGCACGCCATGACGACCGGGTGGTCTGGGCCGAACGCGCGGAAAGCGACCTGATGGCGCGCAGCCCGGTCCTGGTCTGGCGCAATGCCACGCGCATCCGGCTGATCACGGCATTTCGCGCGGCCTTTGGCGCGCCCGGCGATGCGCTGCTGCCCGGAGAGCCGCTGATCTGCGATGGGCTGGAACTGCCCCTGAAGCACCGGAAGAAGCGCATCGACCTGGAGGCGCGCGGGCTGATCAAGGGTGCGCAGGTGGTATACCTCGGCCCTGGCCGCAAGCCCGGCTTTTCGCGCCTGCACGTCATCGGTGCCGAGGATCCGCGCCTGTCCGCCGCCAGCATCGTCAAGATCGAGTTGCCGGACGAAGAGGAGCCCTTTATCCCCTTTGCCGCCCGGATGGGCGCGACCTTCCTGCATGGTGCTGCGGTGACGATCCACAAGTCGCAAGGATCGCAATGGCCCGAAGTCCAGGTCTTTGGTCCCGACATCAGCGCGGCCGCCTGGTCGAACCGCAACGAGGCAGGGATTCCCCTTTGGAAGCGCCTGGCCTATGTCGCGATCACGCGGGCGCAGGAACGGTTGTTCTGGATCACGAAGGCCCGGCTGGCCCGTCCATCGGCGCCGCTGGGAACGGACGACCTGGACGCGCCGGTCGCGATGGAATTGGCAGCCGAGGAAGACTGA
- the gdhA gene encoding NADP-specific glutamate dehydrogenase yields the protein MVQIDDKLTPIYDEVVRRNAGEAEFHQAVREVLESLGRVVAKHPEYLDNALIERICEPERQIIFRVPWTDDQNRVQINRGFRVQFNSAMGPYKGGLRFHPSVNVGIIKFLGFEQTFKNALTGLPIGGGKGGSDFDPKGRSDAEIMRFCQSFMTELYRHLGEYTDVPAGDIGVGAREIGYMFGQYKRLTNRYEAGVLTGKGLFYGGSLARKEATGYGNTYFTRAMLQTKGEDFDGKTVVVSGSGNVAVYTIEKVQSYGGKVIACSDSSGYIVDEGGLDLALVKEIKEIRRGRISDYLRLKGEGNGVYFVKSGDGVIWDVPCQVAMPSATQNELTGRDARKLIQNGVMAVGEGANMPSTPEAIRAFQQAGVCFGPGKAANAGGVATSALEMQQNASRDRWSFEKTEARLAEIMRDIHDACYVTADEYGAPGDYVIGANIAGFVRVAEPMLAFGVI from the coding sequence ATGGTCCAGATCGACGACAAGCTGACCCCCATCTATGACGAGGTCGTCCGGCGCAATGCCGGTGAGGCCGAGTTCCACCAAGCCGTGCGCGAGGTGCTGGAAAGCCTGGGACGGGTGGTGGCAAAGCATCCCGAATACCTGGACAATGCCCTGATCGAGCGGATTTGCGAACCCGAACGCCAGATCATCTTCCGCGTGCCCTGGACCGACGACCAGAATCGCGTCCAGATCAACCGCGGCTTCCGCGTCCAGTTCAATTCCGCCATGGGACCATACAAGGGCGGCCTGCGGTTCCATCCGTCGGTGAATGTCGGGATCATCAAATTCCTGGGCTTCGAGCAGACCTTCAAGAACGCGCTGACCGGCCTGCCCATCGGCGGCGGCAAGGGTGGATCCGACTTTGACCCCAAGGGCCGGTCAGACGCGGAAATCATGCGGTTCTGCCAGTCCTTCATGACCGAACTGTATCGCCACCTGGGCGAATACACCGACGTGCCGGCAGGCGACATCGGCGTCGGCGCCCGAGAGATCGGCTATATGTTCGGTCAGTACAAGCGCCTGACCAACCGGTACGAGGCGGGCGTGCTGACCGGCAAGGGCCTGTTCTATGGCGGATCGCTGGCCCGGAAAGAGGCGACGGGTTACGGAAACACCTATTTCACCCGCGCCATGCTGCAAACCAAGGGCGAGGATTTCGACGGCAAGACGGTTGTGGTGTCCGGTTCGGGCAATGTCGCCGTTTACACCATCGAGAAGGTCCAATCTTATGGCGGCAAGGTGATCGCCTGCTCCGACAGCAGCGGCTATATCGTGGACGAAGGGGGCTTGGATCTGGCTCTGGTCAAGGAAATCAAGGAAATCCGCCGTGGCCGCATTTCCGATTACCTGCGCCTGAAGGGCGAAGGAAACGGGGTCTACTTCGTCAAATCCGGCGACGGCGTGATCTGGGACGTGCCTTGCCAGGTCGCCATGCCCTCGGCTACCCAGAACGAACTGACCGGCCGGGACGCAAGAAAGCTGATCCAGAACGGCGTCATGGCCGTGGGCGAAGGCGCCAACATGCCCTCGACCCCCGAGGCGATCCGCGCCTTTCAACAGGCGGGCGTCTGCTTTGGCCCGGGCAAGGCGGCAAACGCGGGCGGCGTCGCCACCTCGGCCCTGGAAATGCAGCAGAACGCCTCGCGCGACCGTTGGTCCTTCGAAAAGACCGAGGCAAGGCTGGCCGAAATCATGCGCGACATCCACGACGCCTGCTATGTCACGGCGGACGAATACGGCGCGCCGGGCGACTATGTGATCGGGGCGAACATCGCGGGCTTTGTCCGCGTGGCCGAACCGATGCTGGCCTTTGGGGTGATCTGA
- the ccrA gene encoding crotonyl-CoA carboxylase/reductase, giving the protein MALDSPTPIAPYDAAVKDLYDIGEMPPLGHVPARMHAWAIRRERQGEPDQAMQLEVVDTPAIDSNEVLVLVMAAGVNYNGIWAGLGVPISMFDVHKQPYHIAGSDASGIVWAVGDKVKRWKVGDEVVIHCNQDDGDDEECNGGDPMYSPTQRIWGYETPDGSFAQFTRVQSQQLMPRPRHLTWEESACYTLTLATAYRMLFGHEPHELKPGMNVLVWGASGGLGSYAIQLINAAGGNAIGVISEEDKRDFVMGLGAKGVINRKEFNCWGQLPTVNTPEYKDWFNEVRKFGKAIWDITGKGNNVDIVFEHPGEATFPVSTFVCKKGGMVVICAGTTGFNCTFDVRYLWMHQKRIQGSHFAHLKQASSANKLMLERRLDPCMSEVFPWAEIPQAHVKMMRNQHKPGNMSVLVQAPTTGLRTFEDALEARRSL; this is encoded by the coding sequence ATGGCCCTCGACTCCCCCACCCCGATCGCACCTTATGATGCCGCCGTGAAGGATCTCTACGACATCGGAGAGATGCCGCCCCTAGGCCATGTGCCGGCAAGGATGCACGCCTGGGCGATCCGCCGCGAACGCCAGGGCGAACCCGACCAGGCCATGCAGTTGGAGGTCGTGGACACGCCCGCCATCGACAGCAACGAGGTGCTGGTCCTGGTGATGGCGGCGGGCGTCAACTATAACGGCATCTGGGCGGGCCTGGGCGTGCCGATCAGCATGTTCGACGTTCACAAGCAGCCGTATCATATCGCGGGATCTGATGCCTCGGGGATCGTCTGGGCTGTGGGCGATAAGGTGAAGCGCTGGAAGGTCGGCGACGAGGTCGTGATCCACTGCAACCAGGACGACGGCGACGACGAGGAATGCAACGGCGGCGACCCGATGTATTCACCCACGCAGCGCATCTGGGGCTACGAGACCCCCGACGGCAGCTTTGCCCAGTTCACCCGTGTCCAGTCCCAGCAGTTGATGCCCCGCCCGCGCCACCTGACCTGGGAGGAATCGGCCTGCTATACCCTGACGCTGGCCACCGCATACCGGATGCTGTTCGGGCATGAACCGCATGAGCTGAAGCCCGGCATGAACGTGCTGGTCTGGGGCGCCTCGGGTGGGCTTGGATCCTATGCGATCCAGTTGATCAACGCGGCGGGCGGCAATGCCATCGGCGTCATCTCCGAGGAAGACAAGCGCGACTTCGTGATGGGCCTGGGCGCCAAGGGCGTCATCAATCGCAAGGAATTCAACTGCTGGGGCCAGTTGCCCACCGTGAACACGCCCGAATACAAGGACTGGTTCAACGAGGTCCGCAAGTTCGGCAAGGCCATCTGGGACATCACCGGCAAGGGCAACAATGTCGATATCGTCTTCGAACACCCGGGCGAGGCGACTTTCCCCGTCAGCACCTTTGTCTGCAAGAAGGGCGGCATGGTGGTGATCTGCGCGGGCACCACGGGCTTCAACTGCACCTTCGACGTACGTTACCTGTGGATGCACCAGAAGCGTATCCAAGGCAGCCATTTCGCGCATCTGAAACAGGCAAGCTCCGCCAACAAGCTGATGCTGGAACGTCGCCTGGATCCCTGCATGTCCGAGGTCTTCCCTTGGGCCGAGATCCCGCAGGCCCATGTGAAGATGATGAGGAACCAGCACAAGCCGGGCAATATGTCCGTGCTGGTTCAGGCGCCCACCACGGGCCTGCGCACCTTCGAGGATGCGTTGGAAGCCCGGCGCAGCCTGTAG
- a CDS encoding protein meaA — translation MAQKDKPWLFRTYAGHSTAEKSNALYRGNLAKGQTGLSVAFDLPTQTGYDSDHVLARGEVGKVGVPICHLGDMRALFDQIPLEQMNTSMTINATAPWLLSLYIAVAEEQGADIAALQGTVQNDLIKEYLSRGTYICPPKPSLAMITDVAAYTREHLPKWNPMNVCSYHLQEAGATPQQELAYALATAIAVLDDLKGKVPPESFPDMVGRISFFVNAGIRFVTEMCKMRAFTELWDEITQDRYGIADEKYRRFRYGVQVNSLGLTEQQPENNVYRILLEMLAVTLSKNARARAVQLPAWNEALGLPRPWDQQWSLRMQQIVAYETDLLEYGDLFDGNPVIAAKVEELKAGARDELRLLDDMGGAIAAIDYMKARLVESNAERLGRIESNETVVVGVNRWQQGEPSPLVAGDGGIMVVDPAVEQDQIARLQAWRAARDEGAVQLALGALRDAARRGENVMPHSIAAAKAGATTGEWAGIMRQVHGEYRGPTGVSASPSNRTEGLEDIRDAVDAVSARLGRRLKFVVGKPGLDGHSNGAEQIAFRARDCGMDITYEGIRLTPEQIVARAQEEDAHVVGLSILSGSHLPLIEDLMARIRAAGLDHVPVIVGGIIPDEDAARLRAMGVARVYTPKDFQLNAIMMDIVALVEPGAEAA, via the coding sequence ATGGCTCAGAAAGACAAACCCTGGCTGTTCCGCACCTATGCAGGGCATTCCACGGCGGAAAAGTCGAACGCGCTGTATCGCGGCAATCTGGCCAAGGGGCAGACGGGCCTGTCGGTGGCCTTCGACCTGCCGACCCAGACCGGATATGACAGCGATCATGTGCTGGCACGGGGCGAGGTCGGCAAGGTCGGCGTGCCGATCTGCCATCTGGGCGACATGCGGGCGCTGTTCGACCAGATCCCGCTGGAGCAGATGAACACCTCGATGACGATCAACGCGACGGCCCCCTGGCTGTTGTCGCTGTATATCGCGGTGGCCGAGGAACAGGGCGCGGACATCGCGGCCTTGCAGGGCACCGTCCAGAACGACCTGATCAAGGAATACCTGTCGCGCGGCACCTATATCTGCCCCCCCAAGCCGTCCTTGGCGATGATCACGGATGTGGCGGCCTATACCCGGGAACACCTGCCCAAGTGGAACCCGATGAATGTCTGTTCCTATCACCTCCAGGAAGCCGGAGCCACGCCGCAGCAGGAACTGGCCTATGCCCTGGCGACCGCCATTGCCGTGCTGGACGACCTGAAAGGCAAGGTCCCGCCCGAGAGTTTCCCGGACATGGTGGGCCGCATCAGCTTTTTCGTGAACGCGGGCATCCGCTTCGTAACCGAGATGTGCAAGATGCGGGCGTTTACGGAACTGTGGGACGAGATCACGCAGGATCGATATGGCATCGCGGATGAGAAATACCGCCGCTTCCGCTATGGCGTGCAGGTCAACAGCCTGGGGCTGACCGAACAGCAGCCTGAAAACAACGTGTATCGCATCCTGCTGGAAATGCTGGCCGTCACGTTGTCGAAGAACGCCCGGGCGCGGGCCGTACAGCTTCCCGCCTGGAACGAGGCCCTGGGCCTGCCGCGCCCCTGGGATCAGCAATGGTCGCTGCGGATGCAGCAGATCGTCGCCTATGAAACCGACCTGCTGGAATATGGCGACCTGTTCGACGGCAACCCGGTCATCGCCGCCAAGGTCGAGGAACTGAAGGCAGGCGCGCGGGATGAATTGCGCCTGCTGGACGACATGGGCGGGGCGATCGCGGCCATCGACTACATGAAGGCGCGGCTGGTCGAATCGAACGCGGAACGGCTGGGCCGGATCGAGAGCAACGAAACCGTCGTGGTCGGCGTGAATCGCTGGCAACAGGGAGAGCCTTCGCCGCTGGTGGCAGGGGACGGCGGAATCATGGTGGTCGATCCCGCGGTGGAACAGGACCAGATCGCCCGGCTGCAAGCCTGGCGCGCGGCGCGGGACGAAGGCGCGGTGCAACTGGCGCTGGGTGCCTTGCGCGATGCGGCGCGGCGGGGCGAGAACGTGATGCCCCATTCCATCGCCGCCGCCAAGGCAGGGGCCACGACCGGCGAATGGGCGGGCATCATGCGGCAGGTCCATGGTGAATATCGCGGTCCGACCGGGGTATCGGCAAGCCCGTCGAACCGGACCGAGGGACTGGAGGATATTCGCGACGCCGTGGATGCCGTCAGCGCCCGCTTGGGCCGGCGGCTGAAATTCGTGGTCGGCAAGCCGGGGTTGGACGGTCATTCCAACGGCGCCGAACAGATCGCCTTCCGCGCCCGCGACTGCGGCATGGACATCACCTATGAAGGCATCCGGCTGACGCCCGAGCAGATCGTGGCGCGCGCACAAGAGGAGGATGCCCATGTCGTCGGACTGTCGATCCTGTCGGGCAGCCACCTGCCGCTGATCGAGGATCTGATGGCCCGCATCCGCGCGGCGGGATTGGACCATGTTCCGGTAATCGTGGGCGGCATCATCCCGGATGAGGATGCAGCGCGCCTGCGGGCGATGGGCGTGGCGCGGGTCTATACGCCCAAGGATTTCCAGTTGAACGCGATCATGATGGATATCGTCGCGCTGGTGGAGCCTGGCGCCGAGGCTGCGTGA
- the rpmE gene encoding 50S ribosomal protein L31: MKKDIHPDYHAIEIKMTDGTTYQTRSTWGAEGQTMTLDIDPTVHPAWTGGSAKLMDTGGRVSKFKSKYAGLGF, encoded by the coding sequence ATGAAAAAAGATATCCATCCCGATTACCACGCCATCGAGATCAAGATGACCGATGGCACCACCTATCAAACCCGTTCGACCTGGGGTGCGGAAGGCCAGACCATGACGCTGGACATCGACCCCACGGTGCACCCGGCCTGGACCGGCGGTTCGGCCAAGCTGATGGACACCGGCGGCCGCGTATCGAAGTTCAAGTCGAAATACGCGGGCCTGGGCTTCTGA
- the rplS gene encoding 50S ribosomal protein L19: protein MNLIAELEAEQIAQLGKSIPDFRAGDTIRVGYKVTEGTRSRVQMYEGVCISRKGGATIAASFTVRKISFGEGVERVFPLYSTNIDSIEVVRRGKVRRAKLYYLRDRRGKSARIVEKTNYRPLSDAKA from the coding sequence ATGAACCTGATCGCAGAACTCGAAGCCGAGCAAATCGCCCAGCTTGGCAAATCTATCCCGGATTTCCGGGCCGGCGACACCATTCGCGTCGGCTACAAAGTGACCGAAGGCACGCGGTCGCGCGTCCAGATGTATGAAGGCGTCTGCATCTCGCGCAAGGGCGGCGCCACGATCGCGGCCAGCTTTACCGTGCGCAAGATCAGCTTTGGCGAAGGCGTGGAACGCGTCTTCCCGCTGTATTCGACCAACATCGATTCGATCGAGGTCGTGCGCCGGGGCAAGGTCCGCCGCGCCAAGCTGTATTACCTGCGCGACCGTCGCGGCAAATCGGCCCGTATCGTCGAGAAAACCAACTATCGTCCGCTGTCCGACGCGAAAGCCTGA
- the trmD gene encoding tRNA (guanosine(37)-N1)-methyltransferase TrmD gives MTDAPKSPEPKSHGRLSITASRRPRELMAEPQVQGAWTASIVTLFPEAFPGILGLSLTGKALAQGLWNLRTIPLRDFGIGRHRNVDDTPAGGGAGMVIRADVLDAALREARQGPPRPVIYMSPRGAPLTQARARVLAQGNGVTLICGRFEGVDQRVLDAHDIEEISIGDYVLTGGEIAAQVLIDATVRLIPRVLGNHDSLAEESFSIGNRGLLEAPQFTKPAQWEGREIPEVLLSGNHAAIHRWRAGEAERLTKQRRPDLWRAYQDGMDPAKDRQLSGASDQSRNHREHDKEPRR, from the coding sequence ATGACCGACGCCCCCAAATCCCCCGAACCGAAATCCCATGGCCGCCTGTCCATTACCGCCAGCCGGCGCCCGCGCGAGTTGATGGCAGAGCCGCAGGTGCAGGGCGCCTGGACCGCCAGCATCGTCACCCTGTTCCCCGAAGCCTTTCCCGGCATCCTGGGCCTGTCGCTGACCGGCAAGGCCTTGGCGCAGGGGTTGTGGAACCTGCGCACCATTCCCCTGCGCGATTTCGGCATCGGCCGCCACCGCAATGTCGATGACACGCCCGCAGGCGGCGGCGCGGGCATGGTGATCCGGGCCGACGTGCTGGACGCCGCCCTGCGAGAAGCCCGCCAGGGCCCGCCGCGCCCGGTGATCTATATGTCCCCGCGCGGCGCGCCCCTGACCCAGGCCCGCGCCCGCGTCCTGGCCCAGGGCAACGGCGTCACCCTGATCTGCGGGCGGTTCGAGGGCGTGGACCAGCGCGTGCTGGATGCCCATGACATCGAGGAAATCAGCATCGGCGACTATGTCCTGACCGGAGGAGAGATCGCCGCTCAGGTCTTGATCGACGCGACCGTTCGCCTTATACCGCGCGTGCTGGGGAATCACGACTCTCTGGCCGAGGAATCCTTTTCCATCGGCAACAGGGGTCTGCTTGAGGCCCCCCAGTTCACGAAGCCCGCCCAGTGGGAAGGCCGCGAGATACCGGAGGTTCTGCTGTCCGGCAATCACGCGGCCATTCATCGTTGGAGGGCCGGTGAGGCCGAAAGGCTGACAAAGCAACGCCGCCCCGACCTGTGGCGGGCATACCAGGACGGTATGGACCCGGCAAAGGACCGACAGCTCTCGGGCGCATCAGACCAATCGCGGAACCACCGCGAGCATGACAAGGAACCCAGGCGATGA